The Raphanus sativus cultivar WK10039 chromosome 2, ASM80110v3, whole genome shotgun sequence genome includes a region encoding these proteins:
- the LOC108821749 gene encoding fimbrin-1 isoform X1 gives MSGFVGVVVSDPWLQSQFTQVELRTLNSKFVSLKNSSGNITIEDLPPLLSKFKAISSTFKEDEIREILQELGSDTSTDVEFEEFLKIYLNLQGKAAEKSGGHSSSFLKASTTTLLHTINQSEKASFVQHINRYLGDDPFLKHFLPLDPDSNHLYELVKDGVLLCKLINVAVPGTIDERAINTKRVLNPWERNENHTLCLNSAKAVGCTLVNIGTQDLAEGRPHLVLGLISQLIKIQLLADLNLKKTPQLVELLEDSDDVEELLRLPPEKVLLKWMNFHLKKGGYKKTVSNFSSDLKDAQAYAYLLNVLAPEHCDPATLDAKDPLERAELVLCHAERMGCKRYLTAEEIVEGSPTLNLAFVAQIFHERNGLSTDGKYSFAEMMTEDVQTCRDERCYRLWINSLGIDSYVNNVFEDVRDGWILLEVLDKVSPGSVNWKHASKPPIKMPFRKVENCNQVVRIGKELNFSLVNVAGNDIVQGNKKLILGLLWQLMRFHMLQLLKSLRSRTRGKDMTDADILSWANRKVRTMGRKSQIESFKDKSLSNGLFFLDLLWAVEPRVVNWNLVTKGETDEEKRLNATYIVSVARKLGCSVFLLPEDIVEVNHKMILILTASIMYWSLQKRSAESLDSSSSQSTTTTCTTTSTDASPAPSVTGEDEVSSLSGEVSSLAVDDSEADAVSDITTVSEETPNE, from the exons ATGTCTGGGTTCGTGGGTGTTGTGGTTTCGGATCCATGGTTACAGAGCCAGTTCACACAAGTCGAACTTCGAACTCTCAACTCCAag TTTGTATCGTTGAAGAATTCAAGTGGAAACATCACCATAGAAGACCTCCCTCCTCTATTGTCAAAGTTCAAGGCAATTAGTTCAACTTTTAAGGAGGATGAAATCAGAGAGATACTTCAAGAATTGGGTTCTGATACAAGCACTGATGTGGAGTTTGAAGAGTTTCTCAAG ATATATCTCAACTTACAAGGTAAAGCAGCTGAGAAATCTGGTGGACACTCATCCTCCTTTCTCAAAGCTAGCACCACCACACTTCTTCACACTATAAACCAGTCGGAGAAGGCTTCTTTTGTCCAGCACATCAACAGATACCTCGGGGATGACCCCTTTTTGAAGCACTTCCTTCCTCTTGATCCTGATTCTAATCACTTGTATGAACTTGTGAAAGATGGTGTACTTCTTTG TAAGCTCATAAATGTAGCAGTTCCAGGGACAATAGATGAACGAGCCATCAACACCAAGAGGGTACTTAATCCTTGGGAGAGAAATGAGAATCACACCCTTTGTCTCAACTCTGCCAAAGCTGTTGGATGCACTCTTGTTAATATTGGCACACAGGACCTGGCTGAAGGACGG CCTCACCTAGTGCTTGGATTGATTTCACAACTCATAAAG ATTCAACTGCTGGCTGATCTCAACTTAAAGAAGACGCCTCAGCTTGTTGAGTTGCTTGAGGACAGCGAT GATGTTGAGGAGCTGCTTAGATTACCCCCTGAGAAAGTCTTGCTGAAATGGATGAACTTCCATCTCAAGAAAGGTGGTTACAAGAAAACCGTCTCAAActtttcttcagatttgaag GATGCACAAGCCTATGCTTACCTGCTCAATGTTCTCGCACCTGAACACTGTGACCCGGCTACACTAGATGCAAAGGATCCTCTTGAAAGGGCTGAACTAGTTCTCTGTCATGCAGAGAGAATGGGCTGCAAACGATACTTGACTGCTGAAGAGATTGTTGAAGGATCTCCAACTTTGAATCTCGCTTTTGTGGCACAAATATTCCATGAAAG GAATGGTCTAAGTACGGATGGTAAGTATTCGTTTGCGGAGATGATGACAGAAGACGTACAGACTTGTAGAGATGAACGATGCTACCGGCTATGGATCAACAGCCTGGGGATTGACAGTTATGTCAACAATGTGTTTGAAGATGTTAGAGATGG ATGGATACTTCTGGAAGTTCTAGACAAGGTCTCTCCTGGATCAGTCAACTGGAAACATGCTTCCAAACCGCCTATTAAGATGCCATTTAGAAAAGTAGAGAACTGCAATCAAGTCGTGAGGATTGGGAAAGAGCTGAACTTCTCGCTCGTTAATGTAGCTGGAAACGACATAGTCCAAGGGAATAAGAAGCTCATTCTTG GTCTCTTATGGCAGTTGATGAGGTTCCATATGCTCCAACTTCTCAAGAGTCTGAGGTCGAGGACACGAGGTAAAGATATGACTGATGCAGATATCCTCAGCTGGGCTAACCGGAAGGTAAGAACCATGGGGAGAAAATCTCAGATCGAGAGCTTCAAG GACAAGAGTCTATCGAACGGGCTATTCTTCCTAGACCTTCTATGGGCGGTTGAGCCAAGAGTTGTTAACTGGAATCTTGTCACCAAGGGTGAAACAG atgaagagaagaggTTGAATGCTACGTACATAGTCAGCGTTGCAAGAAAGCTTGGATGTTCTGTTTTCTTGTTGCCTGAAGATATCGTGGAG GTGAATCATAAGATGATCCTGATATTAACGGCGAGTATAATGTACTGGAGTCTTCAGAAACGCTCAGCGGAGAGTTTGGATTCGTCGTCGAGTCAGAGCACAACCACGACGTGCACCACCACAAGCACAGACGCGTCTCCTGCTCCGTCTGTCACGGGAGAGGACGAAGTTTCCTCATTGAGCGGCGAAGTCTCGAGCTTGGCTGTTGATGACAGCGAGGCTGATGCGGTTTCAGACATCACCACTGTCTCAGAGGAGACACCCAACGAATAG
- the LOC130494704 gene encoding heterogeneous nuclear ribonucleoprotein 1-like, producing the protein MEQKMESASDLGKLFVGGISWDTDEERLGEYFSKYGDLVESVIMRDRATGRARGFGFIVFADPSVAERVIMDKHTIDGRTVEAKKAVPRDDHQQVLKRHASPMHLISPSHGGRTKKIFVGGLPSSITEAEFKSYFDQFGTIADVVVMYDHNTQRPRGFGFITFDSEESVDMVLHKTFHEVNGKMVEVKRAVPREQPSSASVNRSPVIGFGGNNYGVVSSNRSSGDSYFSSFAPGRFSPIGSGRNDFSNFGLGLNQELSLNGDTLGYSRIPGGQYFNNASPNRYNSPIGFNRGDSAYNPSNRDLWGNSPGLNLGVSVGNSNGGNWGLSDTNGYGRNFGTGSGLSALSFSGNNNNNNTNGFDGSIGELYRGSSVYSDSTWQQMLPHQSSNELEGLSRSYGFGIGNVGSEPSGNASEGYPGSYSVGGNRQTNRGIEA; encoded by the exons ATG gagcAAAAGATGGAATCTGCATCGGATCTGGGGAAGCTATTCGTCGGCGGGATCTCGTGGGACACAGATGAAGAACGACTCGGAGAGTATTTTAGCAAGTACGGAGATTTAGTCGAGTCTGTGATCATGAGAGACCGCGCCACGGGACGTGCACGTGGCTTTGGTTTCATCGTCTTTGCAGATCCTTCTGTCGCTGAGAGAGTCATCATGGATAAACACACCATCGATGGCCGCACG GTCGAGGCGAAGAAAGCTGTTCCACGGGATGATCATCAGCAAGTGCTGAAACGGCACGCTAGTCCGATGCACCTTATCTCACCTAGTCACGGTGGGAGAACAAAGAAGATCTTCGTTGGTGGTTTACCATCGAGCATCACCGAGGCCGAGTTCAAGAGCTACTTTGATCAGTTTGGTACGATCGCTGATGTTGTGGTGATGTATGATCACAACACACAGAGGCCACGAGGGTTTGGCTTCATCACTTTTGATTCGGAAGAGTCTGTGGATATGGTTCTTCACAAGACCTTCCACGAGGTTAACGGCAAAATGGTTGAGGTTAAAAGAGCAGTGCCAAGGGAGCAGCCTTCCTCAGCGTCTGTTAACCGAAGCCCGGTGATTGGGTTTGGTGGTAATAACTATGGAGTAGTCTCTTCTAATAGGTCATCTGGTGATAGCTACTTCAGTAGTTTTGCTCCTGGCCGGTTTAGTCCTATTGGTAGCGGTAGAAATGATTTCTCTAACTTTGGTCTTGGCTTGAATCAAGAACTGAGTTTGAATGGAGACACACTTGGGTATAGCCGGATCCCTGGTGGGCAATACTTCAACAACGCTTCACCAAACCGTTACAACTCTCCAATTGGATTCAACAGAGGCGACTCTGCTTACAACCCCAGCAATAGAGACTTGTGGGGAAACAGTCCAGGCCTGAACTTGGGTGTCTCCGTTGGTAACAGCAACGGAGGAAACTGGGGGCTTTCTGATACTAATGGCTATGGGAGAAACTTTGGGACGGGCTCTGGACTTTCTGCGTTATCATTCTCtggtaacaacaacaacaacaacacaaacgGTTTTGATGGGTCTATAGGGGAGTTGTACAGAGGCAGCTCGGTTTATAGCGACTCAACGTGGCAGCAGATGTTGCCTCATCAGTCTTCTAATGAGTTAGAGGGCTTGTCTCGCTCTTATGGGTTTGGCATTGGCAATGTAGGCTCAGAACCATCTGGTAATGCCTCTGAGGGTTACCCTGGAAGCTACAGTGTTGGAGGAAATAGACAAACAAATAGAG GTATTGAAGCATAG
- the LOC108842375 gene encoding glycerophosphodiester phosphodiesterase GDPDL3, whose protein sequence is MRGSRASSLLLCGLVLIQLLAVQIDAQRPKTPWKTLSGRSPRVIARGGFSGLFPDSSLDAYNFALQTGVADTVLWCDLQLTKDGAGICFPDLTMSNASNVEVVYPQGQTTYPVNGVPTPGWFTIDFSLRALSNVSLIRGILSRSDKFDANGYTISTVQTINKEMKPPGFWLNVQHDAFYAQHNLSMSNFLISASRTVIIDFISSPEVNFFRKIAGRFGRQGPSFVFRFLEKEQFEPTTNRTYGSILSNLTFVKTFASGIIVPKSYVLPLDDKQYLLPATSLVQDAHRAGLEVFVSGFANDVDIAHDYSFDPVSEYLSFMDNGNFSVDGVLSDFPITASASVECFSHVARNATKQVDFLVISKNGASGDYPGCTNLAYDKAINDGADVIDCSVQMSSDGKPFCLSSIDLGNTTTVAQSPLRNRSTSVPEFSSVNGIYTFSLTWPEIQTLTPAISNPYSSLYQIFRNPNERNSGKFLSLSEFLNLAKNSTTLSGVLISVENAAYLREKQGLDVVKAVLDALTETGYSNRTTTKVMIQSTNSSVLVDFKKQSKYETVYKVEETIRDILDSAIEDIKKFANAVVLVKKSVFPVVGGFVTGQTNVVERLQKSRLPVYVELFQNEFISQPYDFFSDATVEINSYVTGPGINGTITEFPFTAARYRRNICLASKETLPYMAPVQPGGLLQVVNPAALPPAQAPNPVFTDADVTEPPLPPVTAKAPTATPGTPSTTAPPPSGQTRLALSLLLSVFAMVFASLLLM, encoded by the exons ATGCGAGGGTCACGAGCTTCTTCGCTGTTACTCTGTGGCCTTGTTCTGATTCAGCTGCTTGCTGTTCAAATCGATGCTCAAAGACCCAAGACTCCATGGAAGACGCTCTCTG GCCGTTCTCCTCGTGTGATTGCTCGTGGAGGGTTCTCAGGACTGTTTCCAGATTCGAGCCTAGATGCTTACAACTTCGCGTTGCAGACAGGTGTAGCAGATACTGTTCTATGGTGTGATCTTCAATTAACCAAAGACGGAGCTGGGATTTGCTTCCCTGATCTAACCATGAGCAATGCTTCAAACGTTGAAGTTGTTTACCCACAGGGTCAAACCACTTACCCGGTTAATGGAGTCCCTACTCCTGGTTGGTTCACCATCGATTTCTCCTTGAGAGCTCTCTCTAATGTTTCTT TGATCCGAGGTATATTATCTCGTTCGGACAAGTTCGATGCTAATGGATACACGATCTCCACTGTCCAAACCATAAACAAGGAGATGAAACCACCAGGCTTTTGGTTAAACGTTCAGCACGATGCCTTCTACGCTCAGCACAATCTGAGCATGAGCAACTTTCTGATATCAGCTTCCAGAACTGTCATCATCGACTTCATCTCTTCCCCTGAAGTCAACTTCTTTAGGAAGATCGCTGGCCGTTTCGGCCGCCAAGGACCGAGCTTCGTGTTCAGGTTCCTCGAGAAGGAGCAGTTCGAGCCGACGACAAACAGAACCTACGGTTCTATCTTGAGTAACTTGACTTTTGTAAAGACGTTTGCTTCAGGGATCATTGTCCCCAAGTCTTACGTGTTGCCACTCGATGACAAGCAGTACTTGCTTCCCGCCACGTCTTTGGTTCAAGATGCTCACAGAGCAGGGCTGGAAGTGTTTGTGTCAGGGTTTGCAAATGATGTCGATATCGCACACGACTACAGTTTTGATCCCGTGTCTGAGTATCTGTCTTTTATGGACAATGGCAACTTCTCTGTCGATGGTGTGCTCTCTGACTTTCCCATAACTGCATCTGCATCAGTTG AATGCTTCTCCCACGTGGCCAGAAACGCAACAAAACAAG TGGATTTTCTTGTGATATCAAAAAACGGTGCGAGTGGAGACTATCCAGGATGTACAAACTTGGCATATGATAAGGCAATCAATGATGGTGCTGATGTCATCGACTGCTCGGTCCAAATGTCCAGCGACGGTAAACCTTTTTGCTTAAGTTCGATCGATCTCGGGAACACCACGACGGTCGCCCAATCTCCTCTCAGAAACCGTTCTACAAGTGTTCCTGAGTTTAGCTCAGTTAATGGAATATATACTTTTAGTCTCACATGGCCTGAGATCCAGACCTTGACTC CTGCTATTTCAAACCCCTACAGCAGTCTATACCAGATATTTAGGAATCCAAACGAGAGAAACTCTGGCAAGTTTCTTTCGCTTTCTGAGTTCCTGAACTTGGCAAAGAACTCCACCACTCTCTCCGGTGTTTTGATCAGTGTTGAG AATGCAGCATACCTGAGAGAGAAGCAAGGGCTCGACGTGGTCAAAGCGGTTCTTGATGCACTCACAGAGACTGGATACAGCAATAGAACAACCACAAAGGTCATGATTCAGTCAACAAACAGCTCGGTTCTAGTTGACTTCAAGAAGCAGAGCAAGTACGAGACTGTGTACAAAGTTGAAGAAACCATCCGTGATATTCTCGACTCTGCTATCGAAGACATTAAGAAGTTCGCTAATGCTGTTGTCCTTGTGAAAAAATCAGTCTTTCCGGTCGTTGGTGGGTTCGTCACAGGGCAAACAAATGTGGTGGAGAGGCTACAGAAGTCTCGGCTCCCAGTTTACGTGGAACTGTTCCAGAATGAGTTTATATCTCAACCGTATGACTTCTTCTCTGACGCAACTGTTGAGATAAACTCGTATGTCACTGGACCCGGTATAAATGGAACCATCACCGAGTTCCCATTCACAGCTGCAAGATACAGAA GGAATATATGTTTGGCCAGCAAAGAAACGCTACCTTACATGGCCCCTGTCCAACCCGGTGGCCTCTTACAAGTTGTGAATCCTGCGGCCTTGCCTCCAGCTCAAGCTCCAAACCCTGTATTCACAGATGCTGATGTCACTGAGCCACCACTACCTCCGGTTACAGCAAAAGCCCCAACCGCAACTCCTGGAACACCATCAACCACTGCACCGCCACCTAGTGGACAAACCAGACTCGCTCTATCTCTTCTCCTTTCTGTTTTTGCAATGGTTTTTGCCTCTCTTCTACTTATGTGA
- the LOC108821749 gene encoding fimbrin-1 isoform X2 — protein sequence MSGFVGVVVSDPWLQSQFTQVELRTLNSKNSSGNITIEDLPPLLSKFKAISSTFKEDEIREILQELGSDTSTDVEFEEFLKIYLNLQGKAAEKSGGHSSSFLKASTTTLLHTINQSEKASFVQHINRYLGDDPFLKHFLPLDPDSNHLYELVKDGVLLCKLINVAVPGTIDERAINTKRVLNPWERNENHTLCLNSAKAVGCTLVNIGTQDLAEGRPHLVLGLISQLIKIQLLADLNLKKTPQLVELLEDSDDVEELLRLPPEKVLLKWMNFHLKKGGYKKTVSNFSSDLKDAQAYAYLLNVLAPEHCDPATLDAKDPLERAELVLCHAERMGCKRYLTAEEIVEGSPTLNLAFVAQIFHERNGLSTDGKYSFAEMMTEDVQTCRDERCYRLWINSLGIDSYVNNVFEDVRDGWILLEVLDKVSPGSVNWKHASKPPIKMPFRKVENCNQVVRIGKELNFSLVNVAGNDIVQGNKKLILGLLWQLMRFHMLQLLKSLRSRTRGKDMTDADILSWANRKVRTMGRKSQIESFKDKSLSNGLFFLDLLWAVEPRVVNWNLVTKGETDEEKRLNATYIVSVARKLGCSVFLLPEDIVEVNHKMILILTASIMYWSLQKRSAESLDSSSSQSTTTTCTTTSTDASPAPSVTGEDEVSSLSGEVSSLAVDDSEADAVSDITTVSEETPNE from the exons ATGTCTGGGTTCGTGGGTGTTGTGGTTTCGGATCCATGGTTACAGAGCCAGTTCACACAAGTCGAACTTCGAACTCTCAACTCCAag AATTCAAGTGGAAACATCACCATAGAAGACCTCCCTCCTCTATTGTCAAAGTTCAAGGCAATTAGTTCAACTTTTAAGGAGGATGAAATCAGAGAGATACTTCAAGAATTGGGTTCTGATACAAGCACTGATGTGGAGTTTGAAGAGTTTCTCAAG ATATATCTCAACTTACAAGGTAAAGCAGCTGAGAAATCTGGTGGACACTCATCCTCCTTTCTCAAAGCTAGCACCACCACACTTCTTCACACTATAAACCAGTCGGAGAAGGCTTCTTTTGTCCAGCACATCAACAGATACCTCGGGGATGACCCCTTTTTGAAGCACTTCCTTCCTCTTGATCCTGATTCTAATCACTTGTATGAACTTGTGAAAGATGGTGTACTTCTTTG TAAGCTCATAAATGTAGCAGTTCCAGGGACAATAGATGAACGAGCCATCAACACCAAGAGGGTACTTAATCCTTGGGAGAGAAATGAGAATCACACCCTTTGTCTCAACTCTGCCAAAGCTGTTGGATGCACTCTTGTTAATATTGGCACACAGGACCTGGCTGAAGGACGG CCTCACCTAGTGCTTGGATTGATTTCACAACTCATAAAG ATTCAACTGCTGGCTGATCTCAACTTAAAGAAGACGCCTCAGCTTGTTGAGTTGCTTGAGGACAGCGAT GATGTTGAGGAGCTGCTTAGATTACCCCCTGAGAAAGTCTTGCTGAAATGGATGAACTTCCATCTCAAGAAAGGTGGTTACAAGAAAACCGTCTCAAActtttcttcagatttgaag GATGCACAAGCCTATGCTTACCTGCTCAATGTTCTCGCACCTGAACACTGTGACCCGGCTACACTAGATGCAAAGGATCCTCTTGAAAGGGCTGAACTAGTTCTCTGTCATGCAGAGAGAATGGGCTGCAAACGATACTTGACTGCTGAAGAGATTGTTGAAGGATCTCCAACTTTGAATCTCGCTTTTGTGGCACAAATATTCCATGAAAG GAATGGTCTAAGTACGGATGGTAAGTATTCGTTTGCGGAGATGATGACAGAAGACGTACAGACTTGTAGAGATGAACGATGCTACCGGCTATGGATCAACAGCCTGGGGATTGACAGTTATGTCAACAATGTGTTTGAAGATGTTAGAGATGG ATGGATACTTCTGGAAGTTCTAGACAAGGTCTCTCCTGGATCAGTCAACTGGAAACATGCTTCCAAACCGCCTATTAAGATGCCATTTAGAAAAGTAGAGAACTGCAATCAAGTCGTGAGGATTGGGAAAGAGCTGAACTTCTCGCTCGTTAATGTAGCTGGAAACGACATAGTCCAAGGGAATAAGAAGCTCATTCTTG GTCTCTTATGGCAGTTGATGAGGTTCCATATGCTCCAACTTCTCAAGAGTCTGAGGTCGAGGACACGAGGTAAAGATATGACTGATGCAGATATCCTCAGCTGGGCTAACCGGAAGGTAAGAACCATGGGGAGAAAATCTCAGATCGAGAGCTTCAAG GACAAGAGTCTATCGAACGGGCTATTCTTCCTAGACCTTCTATGGGCGGTTGAGCCAAGAGTTGTTAACTGGAATCTTGTCACCAAGGGTGAAACAG atgaagagaagaggTTGAATGCTACGTACATAGTCAGCGTTGCAAGAAAGCTTGGATGTTCTGTTTTCTTGTTGCCTGAAGATATCGTGGAG GTGAATCATAAGATGATCCTGATATTAACGGCGAGTATAATGTACTGGAGTCTTCAGAAACGCTCAGCGGAGAGTTTGGATTCGTCGTCGAGTCAGAGCACAACCACGACGTGCACCACCACAAGCACAGACGCGTCTCCTGCTCCGTCTGTCACGGGAGAGGACGAAGTTTCCTCATTGAGCGGCGAAGTCTCGAGCTTGGCTGTTGATGACAGCGAGGCTGATGCGGTTTCAGACATCACCACTGTCTCAGAGGAGACACCCAACGAATAG
- the LOC130508069 gene encoding pentatricopeptide repeat-containing protein At4g26680, mitochondrial-like has product MIRTTSTGVHRLRLCFRFSNFASYGERDPSSANPTLVSRNKNNTIPIPHRSNPEPKGQDLDFVNVAHSHLIQSDWDKLEKLSHRLDSFRVKNILLKIQKDHVLSLEFFNWVKHKSPGSHSLDTNAILLHALTKNRKFKSAESILREILLSTNDLDFPAKLFDALLYSYRECDSSPRVFDSLFKAFAHLNKFRNATDAFTQMKEYGFFPNVESCNAYVSSLLGHGRVDIALRFYREMRRCKISPNTYTLNMVISCYCRSGKLDKGVELLQDMERLGFRATNVSYNTLIAGHCEKGLLSSAWKLKNVMGKNGLQPDVVTFNTLIHGFCRDVKLKEASKLFGEMKAANVAPNTVTYNTLINGYSQQNDHEMAYRFYEDMVFKGIERDILTYNALILGLCKQAKTKKAAHFVKELDKERLVPNSSTFSALIMGQCVRRNADRGFELYRSMIRSGCHPNEETFDVLISAFCKNEDFDGAAQVLKEMVRRSVHLDSRTLHQVCNGLEHQGKDQLAKELLQKLEAKKVSSRTFK; this is encoded by the coding sequence ATGATCCGCACAACAAGCACTGGTGTTCATCGCCTTCGTCTGTGTTTCCGATTCTCAAATTTCGCTAGCTACGGCGAGCGAGATCCATCATCTGCAAACCCTACTCTCGTCTCTAGAAACAAGAACAACACAATCCCGATCCCACACAGGAGCAACCCCGAACCCAAAGGCCAAGATCTCGACTTCGTCAACGTAGCTCACAGCCACCTGATTCAATCCGATTGGGACAAGCTCGAGAAGCTCTCCCACCGCTTGGACTCGTTCAGAGTCAAGAACATACTCCTCAAGATCCAGAAAGATCACGTTCTCTCCCTCGAGTTCTTCAACTGGGTGAAACACAAGAGCCCGGGCTCACACTCTCTCGACACCAACGCCATCCTCCTCCACGCTCTCACCAAGAACCGCAAGTTCAAATCCGCAGAGTCCATCCTGAGAGAGATACTACTCTCAACCAACGACTTGGATTTTCCCGCGAAGCTGTTCGATGCCTTGTTGTACTCTTACAGGGAATGCGACTCTTCGCCACGAGTGTTTGATTCGCTCTTCAAAGCCTTTGCTCATTTGAACAAGTTCAGAAACGCTACGGATGCGTTTACGCAGATGAAGGAGTACGGTTTCTTCCCGAACGTCGAGTCTTGCAACGCGTACGTGAGCTCGCTGCTCGGTCATGGGAGGGTTGATATCGCTCTGAGGTTTTACCGAGAGATGAGGCGGTGTAAGATATCACCCAACACGTACACTCTCAACATGGTTATCTCGTGTTACTGTCGGTCCGGGAAACTCGACAAGGGTGTTGAGTTGCTACAAGACATGGAGAGGTTGGGTTTTAGGGCAACAAACGTGTCGTATAATACGTTGATAGCTGGTCACTGCGAGAAAGGTCTTTTGAGTTCGGCTTGGAAGCTTAAGAACGTGATGGGGAAGAACGGGTTGCAGCCTGACGTGGTTACTTTCAACACTCTTATTCATGGGTTCTGCAGAGATGTGAAGTTGAAAGAAGCTAGTAAGCTTTTCGGCGAGATGAAAGCGGCGAACGTGGCGCCCAACACTGTCACTTACAACACTTTGATTAACGGGTACAGTCAACAGAATGATCACGAGATGGCGTATCGGTTTTATGAAGATATGGTCTTCAAAGGGATCGAGCGTGATATTTTGACGTACAATGCGTTGATCTTGGGACTGTGCAAGCAAGCTAAGACGAAGAAAGCTGCACACTTTGTCAAGGAACTGGACAAAGAGAGATTGGTGCCGAACTCGTCGACCTTCTCTGCGTTAATAATGGGACAATGCGTGAGGAGAAACGCGGACCGTGGATTTGAACTGTACAGAAGCATGATTAGGAGCGGTTGCCATCCGAATGAAGAAACATTCGATGTTTTGATCTCTGCCTTTTGTAAGAATGAGGATTTTGATGGAGCTGCTCAGGTGTTGAAGGAAATGGTCAGAAGATCAGTTCATCTTGATTCAAGGACTCTTCATCAGGTCTGCAATGGACTAGAGCATCAAGGGAAAGACCAACTTGCGAAAGAGTTGTTACAGAAgttggaagccaaaaaagtttcttCAAGAACCTTTAAGTAG